In the genome of Sphingomonas alpina, the window TGCCCGCATCGAGAGGGTCGTGATCTACGACCATATCGAGAATCGCGCCGCCCCATCCTTCCGCCAACAGGGTCAGTGGCTCGAGATCATTGCGTCGCGCATCGCCATCGAAGATCGCCGAGGGGAAAGGGAGCACGATCGACGGCGAGGCGAATTTCTCCGCGACCGCGAGGTCGCCGCCATGGCCGAGCGGATCGAGCAGCACGGCGCCCGCGACGCGCGACACATAGGAAGAGGGGGAGAGCCGCGCCCACCAGGCGGTGGCGAAGCAACTTGCGCCGCTGGCCACGAGCAGGACGGGCCGTTCGGCCGCGCGCACCGCTTCATCGAGCCGCACCGCCCAGAGATTGCGCTGCGAGTCCGTATCCGCGGCATAGTCGACATGAGAATCCCCGAGCCATGCCAGGCCCGGCAGCGCACGCCGGGAAAATCCCCGATTCCGCCGATCGCCGGTGGTGATCACGGAAAACCGATCGTTGGCAGGCAAAGTGATCGCGGTCATCACGCCTCTCCCGAAAGCGCCTCTTTTTTCCGAAAACTGTCGAGTCGCGGGCCAGTTTATTCCCACTATATGGCTATGCAATAGCGCTGCGCCGGAGAGGTGTCGGGGGGCGATGAGCTGGCTCCGCCTGGTTCTCGCCAGGCAGCTCAAAACCGGCCGGCCGCATCCGTCGCCGGTCAGCCATTAGGAAGTGAGTAACCATGCGCCGCTAACGGTTGCGCATGTTCATGGCGCGGATTTCCCAGGGCGGCGCATTTCCGGTGAAGCGGCCCGCTCTCGCGGCCGCGCGCCGCCGCGACATGCTGATCATTGCCGGCGTGCTGCTGATCGCGGCCTTGTTCCTGTTTCTCGATGTGCGGCCCCTGCCGATCCTGCTGTGGGATGAATCGCGCAACATCGTCAACGCGCTGGAAATGAACCGCGGCGGGTTCGGCCTGGTCACCACCTATCGCGACGCGCCCGATCTTTGGAACACCAAGCCGCCCCTGCTGATCTGGCTGATGGTCGCGAGCGTGCGGTTGTCCGGGGAGTCGGAATGGGCACTGCGCCTGCCCGGCATGATCGCGACATTGGGCACGCTGACCATCGTCATGCTGTTCGTGCGGCGGACCACCGGATCGGCCTGGACTGCGGCGCTGGCCGCGTTGCTGCTCGCCGCCAGCCCCGGCCTGTTCGGCGAACATGGCGCGCGAACGGCGGATTATGATTCGCTGCTGATCTTCTTTTCCACCGCGTATCTGCTGTTGCTGTTCGGCGCGATTCATCGCCGCCGCCCGGCGGGGTGGGGCCTGGCGCTGATCGGCCTGTGCGTGGTCGGCGCGATCCTGACCAAGAGCGTCGCCGGCGTCATTCCCGGCCTCGGCGCCGGCCTGTATCTGGTGCTGACCCGCCGCGTGCCGAGGCTTTGGCAGGGTTGGGGATATATGGTCACGGGCGTCGCGATCGCCGGCGCGGTCGCCCTGTTCCTGCTGGTCCGCGACATCGGAACCCCGGGATATCTGCTGGCAAGCTGGCACAATGATATCGGTGGCCGC includes:
- a CDS encoding alpha/beta hydrolase, which codes for MTAITLPANDRFSVITTGDRRNRGFSRRALPGLAWLGDSHVDYAADTDSQRNLWAVRLDEAVRAAERPVLLVASGASCFATAWWARLSPSSYVSRVAGAVLLDPLGHGGDLAVAEKFASPSIVLPFPSAIFDGDARRNDLEPLTLLAEGWGGAILDMVVDHDPLDAGSPWQQVHGFIARAAARVVERRMRVAGALGVTT
- a CDS encoding ArnT family glycosyltransferase; this translates as MARISQGGAFPVKRPALAAARRRDMLIIAGVLLIAALFLFLDVRPLPILLWDESRNIVNALEMNRGGFGLVTTYRDAPDLWNTKPPLLIWLMVASVRLSGESEWALRLPGMIATLGTLTIVMLFVRRTTGSAWTAALAALLLAASPGLFGEHGARTADYDSLLIFFSTAYLLLLFGAIHRRRPAGWGLALIGLCVVGAILTKSVAGVIPGLGAGLYLVLTRRVPRLWQGWGYMVTGVAIAGAVALFLLVRDIGTPGYLLASWHNDIGGRFAESLIGDRKPATFYLSILWAGYFAAPLLLVLAPVALTLTSGRSRAALLYSLSIAVTLLVVISLAASKLHHYVLPALPFMAIAAAITLRAIVLRLIAAHAAGNPRHRIRAAALLLVGVFSLFSAVQSAIARRYLIDAPYEGRESGRYGVLFDRLARQQHPITVVDPGFVRDEDRHYTPVLLAYRLLWQGRGVSIGWATALDGSVIAGSGVIASCDREIVALLLKRGPDIGGVAGCAAIVRR